A region from the Janthinobacterium agaricidamnosum genome encodes:
- the queC gene encoding 7-cyano-7-deazaguanine synthase QueC: MLATDSALVLFSGGQDSTTCLAWALKHYSRVETIGFDYGQRHAIELTVRPGVLEQMRRQSPEWDSRLGQDHMIDLSLISAISDTAMTQNVEIVMQENGLPNTFVPGRNLLFMTVAATVAYRRGLTVLVGGMCETDFSGYPDCRDDTMKALQVALNLGMNTRLKLETPLMWLDKAQSWDLAEDLGGQPLVDLIRSGTHTCYLGERGELHDWGYGCGTCPACSLRANGYQQYAARKAAKPALK, from the coding sequence ATGCTAGCAACGGACTCCGCACTGGTGCTCTTTAGCGGTGGACAAGATTCCACCACCTGCCTGGCCTGGGCTCTCAAGCACTATAGCCGAGTGGAAACCATCGGTTTTGACTATGGACAGCGCCATGCGATCGAACTGACCGTGCGTCCCGGCGTGCTCGAGCAGATGCGCCGGCAGTCGCCCGAGTGGGACAGCCGCCTGGGCCAGGATCACATGATCGACCTGTCATTGATTTCCGCCATTTCCGATACGGCCATGACGCAGAACGTCGAGATCGTCATGCAGGAAAACGGCTTGCCGAACACCTTCGTGCCCGGCCGTAACTTGCTGTTCATGACGGTGGCCGCCACCGTGGCCTACCGCCGCGGCTTGACGGTGCTGGTGGGTGGCATGTGCGAGACGGATTTTTCCGGCTACCCGGATTGCCGCGACGACACAATGAAAGCGCTGCAAGTGGCCCTGAACCTGGGCATGAATACGCGATTGAAGCTGGAAACGCCGCTGATGTGGCTGGACAAGGCGCAAAGCTGGGACCTGGCGGAAGACCTGGGCGGCCAGCCGCTGGTCGACCTGATCCGCAGCGGCACGCACACCTGCTACCTGGGCGAGCGGGGCGAATTGCACGACTGGGGCTACGGCTGCGGCACTTGCCCGGCCTGCTCCCTGCGCGCGAACGGCTACCAGCAATACGCGGCGAGGAAGGCGGCGAAACCGGCCCTGAAATAA
- a CDS encoding sterol desaturase family protein, protein MTSLFAALYGPVFWAGFIGAAACLIAACHYFLWVLPPLLLLALLTSFLAERYLPYDGAWNHAHGDGWRDVVHALVNEALYLLGLAAFPLLAGHLALGAFWPGQLPFWAQLLLAILIADCGITLVHYLSHHYYFLWKLHAVHHSVQRLYGFNGWMKHPLHLLLEAAGGMLPLLLLGIPERVMAVLAFAVAIQLLLQHANVDMRMGPLRHVFAWAPLHRFHHMKYGTAGDVNFGLFFTCWDRLLGTCFDAPGYRMRSEDLGIGSRPDYPVAYGAQLIEPFRAEEGVRAPELPAGLRHGS, encoded by the coding sequence ATGACATCCCTCTTTGCCGCGCTGTACGGCCCCGTCTTCTGGGCCGGCTTCATCGGCGCCGCCGCTTGCCTGATCGCGGCGTGCCACTACTTCCTCTGGGTCTTGCCGCCCTTGCTGCTGCTGGCCCTGCTCACTTCCTTTCTTGCCGAACGCTACCTGCCGTATGACGGCGCGTGGAACCACGCGCACGGCGACGGCTGGCGCGATGTCGTGCACGCGCTTGTCAACGAGGCGCTGTACCTGCTGGGCCTGGCTGCCTTTCCCCTGCTGGCAGGGCACCTGGCGCTGGGCGCATTCTGGCCGGGCCAGCTGCCGTTCTGGGCGCAACTGCTGCTGGCCATCCTCATCGCCGACTGCGGCATTACCCTGGTGCATTACCTGAGTCATCATTATTACTTTCTGTGGAAACTGCATGCCGTGCACCACAGCGTGCAGCGCCTGTATGGTTTCAATGGCTGGATGAAACACCCGCTGCATCTGCTGCTGGAAGCGGCGGGCGGCATGCTGCCCTTATTGCTGCTGGGCATACCTGAGCGTGTCATGGCCGTGCTGGCGTTTGCCGTAGCGATCCAGCTGTTGCTGCAGCACGCGAATGTCGACATGCGCATGGGGCCGCTGCGCCACGTGTTTGCCTGGGCGCCGCTGCACCGTTTTCATCACATGAAATACGGCACGGCCGGCGACGTGAATTTCGGCCTGTTTTTTACGTGCTGGGACCGCCTGCTGGGCACCTGTTTCGACGCCCCGGGCTACCGCATGCGGAGCGAGGACCTGGGCATCGGCAGCCGGCCCGATTACCCCGTCGCATATGGGGCGCAATTGATCGAGCCGTTCCGCGCGGAAGAGGGCGTGCGCGCGCCCGAGCTGCCGGCCGGCTTGCGCCACGGGTCGTAG
- a CDS encoding helix-turn-helix domain-containing protein — MQHDSWQGTLWLAPDFAILHGAAGATDSHAHYAHQLMLSTGAPFTVELDGIVHTARHLLVESLRPHAIVAAPAPMLTIYAEPQRLGGDALLAAAGGAGAPTLDGIAAALQAQPREILSDARVRRALEQVDILLSGKVSAAAVAGAAHLSLSQLERLFSAQLGLPVRRLVLWRRLRLAIRFILLGSTLTDAAHGAGFADAAHFSRTMRSLFGVRADRSLRQLDVKLLD, encoded by the coding sequence TTGCAGCACGATAGCTGGCAGGGAACACTGTGGCTGGCGCCGGATTTTGCCATCTTGCATGGCGCAGCGGGCGCCACGGACAGCCACGCCCATTATGCGCACCAACTGATGCTGAGCACGGGAGCGCCCTTCACGGTCGAGCTCGACGGCATCGTCCACACAGCGCGGCACTTGCTGGTCGAAAGCCTGCGCCCGCACGCCATCGTCGCCGCACCGGCGCCCATGCTGACCATCTATGCGGAACCGCAGCGCCTGGGCGGTGACGCCTTGCTGGCGGCCGCCGGCGGCGCAGGCGCTCCCACCCTGGACGGCATCGCCGCCGCCCTGCAGGCCCAGCCCCGGGAAATCCTGTCCGACGCCCGCGTGCGGCGCGCGCTGGAGCAGGTCGACATATTGTTGTCGGGCAAGGTCAGCGCGGCCGCCGTGGCCGGGGCCGCGCATTTGTCGCTGAGCCAGCTGGAACGCCTGTTCAGCGCCCAGCTGGGCTTGCCCGTGCGGCGGCTGGTGCTGTGGCGCCGCTTGCGCCTGGCCATCCGTTTCATCTTGCTCGGCAGCACTCTGACGGACGCGGCCCACGGCGCCGGCTTTGCCGATGCCGCGCATTTTTCGCGCACCATGCGCAGCCTGTTCGGCGTGCGCGCCGACCGCAGCTTGCGCCAGCTCGACGTCAAGCTGCTCGATTGA
- a CDS encoding sensor domain-containing diguanylate cyclase has translation MSTRASSSWFSRPVSHWVGPRALATLVLALCLGLTYGAWRNAHDASEQQVQADFDFRVRELVNNIAGRMRTYIQVLHGVQGLYASSQEVTRREFHAYLAVQQVDRNFPGIHGIGYLPLVPGAALARHEASVRAEGYPGYAVRPQGQRVWHAPITYLEPLSDSNLLAFGYDIWSESVRRTALEQARDTGQAAMTGKIHLVQDGGSDQAHGFLVVLPVYDNGLPHASVEQRRAALRAWVFAPFRMGDLMAGVGGEAARQLDLEIYDGAQLAEAALMYDSLPGGLSSAASDSLLSRQVITIAGRPWTLRVRAMPGFDGELLARPRLVAWTGLLASIVLALAAWLLAAGRARAQAALARSSELAGQLEQGQASVLAMAEAAQRSQAMLRSILDSTIDGILVDNINGRIFTSNRRFRDLWQVPDALDWQADGAALVRHVEGLLEQAAPFLGARAHAPHGHRERRDVLHLRDGRVVEQYVRSMQLGNEQARLWTFRDISERSQMERREHTRRQVLEMLATGAPLERVLESVVLSVQADHPAMLCSILLLDESRHRLVLGAAPSLPAFFNLSSHGHDLDTLQGVHGIAAQAVRDGQRVIVGDLHANVQETMELAYRAQLQSCWAEPVRGGSGKLLGVLMAYHRQPTLPGAAHLARLSEAAHLAGMAIEQAQVALALRAGEARFRSLYDHAPVALWEQDWSAVRAALDALEQAGVRDLGAHFQANPDALRKLAGLVRIIDANGAALAQVRANEDDQRRGALSLAQNFDDSALPRFGDALLALAGGAHLYECESSFVRLDGAARQNELSLLVMPGHADSLDFVMVSSLDITERKRMNAELLQLATTDFLTGLPNRRHFMASLENEHARLQRELASCASVLMLDIDHFKRVNDEHGHAVGDAVLRHLGALMCQALRKVDVPGRVGGEEFAILLPGTDLSAAAVFAERLRRRVAESSLTIDGGIVLTITVSIGMAAMVGTDADCDAVLARADEALYRAKRGGRNRIEQNDGGGDGVLSKFMAQ, from the coding sequence ATGTCTACACGCGCGTCTTCGTCGTGGTTTTCCCGGCCAGTGTCGCACTGGGTGGGGCCGCGCGCCTTGGCCACGCTGGTGCTGGCGCTGTGCCTGGGATTGACGTATGGCGCCTGGCGCAATGCCCACGACGCCAGCGAACAGCAGGTGCAGGCTGATTTCGATTTCCGCGTGCGCGAACTGGTGAACAACATCGCCGGCCGCATGCGGACCTATATCCAGGTGCTGCACGGGGTGCAGGGACTGTATGCCAGTTCGCAGGAAGTCACGCGCCGCGAATTCCATGCCTATCTGGCGGTGCAGCAGGTCGACCGAAACTTTCCCGGCATTCACGGCATCGGCTACCTGCCGCTGGTGCCCGGCGCCGCCCTGGCGCGGCACGAGGCCAGCGTACGCGCGGAAGGCTATCCCGGCTATGCCGTGCGTCCACAAGGCCAGCGGGTCTGGCATGCGCCCATCACGTATCTGGAACCTTTAAGCGACAGCAACCTGCTAGCCTTCGGCTATGACATCTGGTCCGAATCCGTGCGCCGCACCGCGCTCGAGCAGGCGCGCGACACGGGCCAGGCCGCCATGACAGGCAAGATACACCTGGTGCAGGATGGCGGCAGCGACCAGGCGCATGGTTTCCTGGTTGTGCTGCCCGTGTATGACAACGGCTTGCCGCATGCCAGCGTGGAGCAGCGGCGCGCCGCCTTGCGCGCCTGGGTGTTTGCGCCGTTCCGCATGGGCGACCTGATGGCGGGCGTGGGCGGCGAGGCGGCGCGCCAGCTGGACCTGGAAATCTATGACGGCGCGCAGCTGGCCGAGGCGGCCCTGATGTACGACAGCCTGCCGGGCGGCTTGTCCTCTGCCGCCTCGGACAGCCTGTTATCGCGGCAAGTCATCACCATCGCCGGCCGGCCGTGGACCTTGCGCGTGCGCGCCATGCCGGGCTTCGATGGCGAGCTGCTGGCGCGGCCGCGCCTGGTGGCCTGGACCGGTTTGCTGGCCAGCATCGTGCTGGCGCTGGCGGCCTGGCTGCTGGCGGCGGGCCGCGCCCGCGCCCAGGCGGCGCTGGCGCGCTCGAGCGAGCTGGCCGGCCAGCTCGAGCAGGGGCAGGCGAGCGTGCTGGCGATGGCCGAGGCGGCGCAACGGAGCCAGGCCATGCTGCGCAGCATCCTCGATTCGACCATCGACGGCATTCTGGTCGACAATATCAATGGCCGCATCTTTACCTCGAACCGGCGTTTCCGCGACCTGTGGCAAGTGCCCGACGCGCTCGACTGGCAAGCCGATGGCGCGGCGCTGGTGCGGCATGTGGAAGGCCTGCTGGAGCAGGCGGCGCCTTTCCTTGGAGCACGCGCCCATGCGCCGCACGGCCACCGCGAGCGGCGCGACGTGCTGCACCTGCGCGATGGACGGGTGGTCGAACAATATGTGCGCAGCATGCAGTTGGGCAATGAGCAGGCGCGCCTATGGACGTTCCGCGATATCAGCGAGCGCAGCCAGATGGAGCGGCGCGAGCATACGCGGCGGCAAGTGCTGGAAATGCTGGCCACGGGCGCGCCGCTGGAACGGGTGCTGGAAAGCGTGGTGCTCAGCGTGCAAGCCGACCATCCCGCCATGCTGTGCAGCATCTTGCTGCTCGATGAAAGCCGCCACCGCCTGGTGCTGGGCGCGGCGCCGAGCTTGCCCGCGTTTTTCAACCTGTCCAGCCACGGCCACGACCTCGACACCCTGCAGGGCGTGCATGGCATCGCCGCGCAAGCCGTGCGCGACGGCCAGCGCGTGATCGTCGGCGACCTGCATGCCAATGTGCAGGAAACGATGGAACTGGCGTACCGGGCCCAGCTGCAATCATGCTGGGCCGAGCCCGTGCGTGGCGGCTCGGGCAAGCTGCTCGGGGTGCTGATGGCGTATCACCGCCAGCCGACCTTGCCGGGCGCGGCGCATCTGGCGCGGCTCAGCGAGGCGGCGCACCTGGCCGGCATGGCCATCGAGCAGGCGCAGGTGGCGCTGGCCCTGCGCGCCGGCGAGGCGCGTTTCCGCAGCCTGTACGACCACGCGCCCGTGGCCCTGTGGGAGCAGGACTGGTCGGCCGTGCGCGCCGCGCTCGACGCGCTCGAGCAGGCAGGCGTGCGCGACCTGGGCGCCCATTTCCAGGCCAATCCGGACGCGCTGCGGAAGCTGGCGGGCCTGGTGCGCATCATCGATGCGAACGGCGCCGCGCTGGCGCAGGTGCGCGCCAACGAGGACGACCAGCGCCGCGGCGCGCTGAGCCTGGCACAGAATTTCGATGACAGCGCCTTGCCCCGTTTCGGCGATGCGTTGCTGGCGCTGGCTGGCGGCGCCCACCTGTACGAGTGCGAAAGCAGCTTCGTGCGTCTCGACGGCGCGGCGCGGCAAAATGAATTGAGCCTGCTGGTGATGCCCGGGCATGCGGACAGCCTCGATTTCGTCATGGTGTCTTCGCTCGATATCACCGAGCGCAAGCGCATGAACGCGGAACTGCTGCAGCTGGCCACCACGGATTTCCTGACCGGCTTGCCGAACCGCCGTCACTTCATGGCATCGCTGGAAAACGAGCATGCTCGCTTGCAGCGCGAGCTGGCCAGCTGCGCCAGCGTGCTGATGCTCGACATCGATCACTTCAAGCGCGTCAACGACGAGCATGGCCACGCCGTGGGCGATGCCGTGCTGCGCCACCTGGGCGCGCTGATGTGCCAGGCGCTGCGCAAGGTCGACGTGCCGGGCCGCGTGGGCGGCGAGGAATTCGCCATCTTGCTGCCGGGCACGGATCTGAGCGCTGCCGCCGTGTTTGCCGAACGGCTGCGCCGGCGCGTGGCGGAAAGTTCGCTGACCATCGATGGCGGCATTGTGCTCACCATCACGGTGAGCATCGGCATGGCCGCCATGGTCGGTACCGATGCCGATTGCGACGCCGTGCTGGCGCGCGCCGACGAGGCGCTGTACCGGGCCAAGCGGGGCGGGCGCAACCGCATCGAACAGAATGACGGCGGCGGCGACGGCGTGCTCAGCAAGTTCATGGCGCAGTGA
- a CDS encoding efflux RND transporter permease subunit translates to MFERLIRFAIDQRWLVMLAVAAMAGLGIYSYQKLPIDAVPDITNVQVQINTQSAGYSPLETEQRVTFPIETAMAGLPNLEQTRSLSRYGLSQVTVIFKDGTDIYFARQMINERLQEARESLPAGITPKMGPVSTGLGEIYLWTVETQEGAKKPDGTPYTPTDLREIQDWIIKPQLRNVTGVTEINAIGGYAKQYQVAPYPEKLAAYGISLQDVVTALERNNSNVGAGYIEKQGEQLLIRAPGQVASKDDIGNIVVANVQGVAIRIRDVADVVLGRELRTGAATENGREVVLGTVFMLIGQNSRAVSQAVDKKMIEINRSLPKGVHAVTVYDRTVLVDKAINTVKKNLLEGAVLVIAILFLFLGNIRAAVITAMVIPLAMLFTFTGMVQYHVSANLMSLGALDFGIIIDGAVVIVENCVRRLAHAQQKLGRPLTLQERFHEVFAASQEARRPLLYGQLIIMVVYLPIFALTGVEGRMFTPMALTVVIALLGAMLLSITFIPAAVALFIGDKVAEKENAIMRAAKRWYAPLLDQVMRNTPVVLTGAAVAVVLSGLLATRMGSEFVPSLNEGDIAIQALRIPGTSLTQSLAMQQQLESKLMANHKEIARVFARTGTAEIASDPMPPNISDGYIMLKPRDAWPEPKKSREQLLAEIEATATSLPGNNYEFSQPIQLRFNELISGVRSDVAVKLFGDDMSVLDSTAAKIAGVLGKIPGATEVKVEQTTGLPMLTVQIDREQTARYGLNIADVQAAIATAIGGQEAGTLFQGDRRFDIVVRLPDSLRNDLEQLKRLPIALPLGAAAEGRARFIPLGEVASLQVAPGPNQISREDGKRRIVISANVRGRDIGSFVADATQQLQSQVAIPAGYWTSWGGQFEQLQSATKRLELVVPVALALVFVLLFAMFGNVKDGLLVFSGIPFALTGGIVALWLRDIPMSISAAVGFIALSGVAVLNGLVMIAYIRQLREQGMPLQDAIREGAITRLRPVLMTALVASLGFVPMAIATGTGAEVQRPLATVVIGGILSSTALTLLVLPLLYRLAYAVRGRSD, encoded by the coding sequence ATGTTTGAACGCTTGATCCGCTTCGCCATCGACCAGCGCTGGCTGGTGATGCTGGCCGTGGCCGCGATGGCCGGCCTGGGCATCTACAGCTATCAAAAGCTGCCCATCGACGCCGTGCCCGACATCACCAACGTGCAGGTGCAAATCAATACCCAGTCCGCCGGCTATTCGCCGCTGGAAACCGAGCAGCGAGTCACTTTCCCCATCGAGACGGCCATGGCCGGCTTGCCCAACCTGGAGCAGACGCGCTCGCTGTCGCGCTATGGTTTGTCGCAAGTGACCGTGATCTTTAAGGATGGCACGGACATCTATTTTGCCCGCCAGATGATCAACGAACGCCTGCAGGAAGCCAGGGAAAGCTTGCCGGCCGGCATCACGCCCAAGATGGGGCCCGTCTCCACGGGTCTCGGTGAAATCTACCTGTGGACGGTGGAAACGCAGGAGGGCGCGAAAAAGCCCGACGGCACGCCGTACACGCCGACGGACTTGCGCGAAATCCAGGACTGGATCATCAAGCCGCAGTTGCGCAATGTCACGGGCGTCACGGAAATCAATGCCATCGGCGGTTACGCCAAGCAATACCAGGTGGCGCCGTATCCGGAAAAACTGGCCGCCTACGGCATCAGCCTGCAAGACGTGGTGACGGCGCTCGAGCGCAACAACAGCAACGTGGGCGCCGGCTACATCGAAAAGCAGGGCGAGCAGCTGCTGATACGCGCGCCGGGCCAGGTGGCGTCCAAGGACGACATCGGCAACATCGTCGTCGCCAATGTGCAGGGCGTGGCGATCCGCATCCGCGACGTGGCCGACGTGGTGCTGGGGCGCGAGCTGCGCACGGGCGCGGCCACGGAAAACGGCCGCGAAGTGGTGCTCGGTACCGTCTTCATGCTGATCGGACAGAACAGCCGCGCCGTGTCGCAAGCCGTCGATAAGAAGATGATCGAAATCAACCGCAGCCTGCCGAAAGGCGTGCACGCCGTCACCGTGTATGACCGCACGGTGCTCGTCGACAAGGCCATCAATACGGTGAAGAAAAACCTGCTGGAAGGGGCGGTATTGGTGATCGCCATTTTGTTTTTGTTCCTCGGCAATATCCGCGCGGCCGTCATCACGGCCATGGTGATACCGCTGGCCATGCTGTTCACGTTTACGGGCATGGTGCAATACCATGTGAGCGCCAACCTGATGAGCCTGGGGGCGCTCGATTTCGGCATCATCATCGATGGCGCCGTGGTCATCGTGGAAAACTGCGTGCGCCGCCTGGCCCATGCGCAGCAGAAGCTGGGACGGCCGCTGACCTTGCAGGAGCGTTTTCATGAAGTGTTTGCGGCATCGCAAGAAGCGCGCCGCCCCTTGCTGTACGGGCAGCTGATCATCATGGTCGTGTACCTGCCCATCTTCGCGCTGACGGGCGTGGAGGGCCGCATGTTTACGCCGATGGCCCTGACGGTGGTCATCGCCCTGCTCGGCGCCATGCTGCTGTCGATCACCTTCATTCCCGCCGCCGTCGCGCTGTTTATCGGCGACAAGGTGGCGGAGAAGGAAAACGCCATCATGCGCGCCGCCAAGCGCTGGTATGCGCCGCTGCTGGACCAGGTGATGCGCAACACGCCCGTCGTGTTGACGGGCGCGGCGGTAGCCGTCGTGCTGTCCGGCTTGCTGGCCACGCGCATGGGCAGCGAATTCGTGCCCAGCCTGAACGAGGGCGACATCGCCATCCAGGCCCTGCGCATCCCCGGCACCAGCTTGACGCAATCGCTGGCCATGCAGCAGCAGCTGGAAAGCAAGCTGATGGCAAACCACAAGGAAATCGCGCGCGTGTTCGCCCGTACGGGAACGGCCGAGATCGCCTCCGACCCCATGCCGCCGAATATTTCCGATGGCTACATCATGCTGAAACCCCGCGACGCATGGCCGGAACCGAAGAAGTCGCGCGAGCAATTGCTGGCTGAAATCGAAGCGACGGCCACGAGCTTGCCGGGCAATAACTATGAGTTTTCGCAGCCGATCCAGCTGCGCTTCAATGAACTGATTTCCGGCGTGCGCAGCGACGTGGCCGTGAAACTGTTCGGCGACGATATGAGCGTGCTCGACAGCACGGCGGCGAAGATTGCGGGCGTGCTGGGCAAGATTCCGGGCGCAACAGAGGTAAAAGTCGAGCAGACGACGGGCCTGCCCATGCTGACGGTGCAGATCGACCGCGAGCAGACGGCCCGCTACGGCCTCAATATTGCCGACGTGCAAGCGGCGATCGCCACGGCCATCGGCGGGCAAGAGGCGGGCACCCTGTTCCAGGGCGACCGCCGCTTCGACATCGTCGTGCGCCTGCCCGACAGCCTGCGCAACGACCTGGAGCAACTCAAACGCCTGCCCATCGCCCTGCCCCTGGGCGCGGCGGCGGAAGGCCGTGCCCGCTTCATCCCGCTCGGTGAAGTGGCCAGCCTGCAAGTGGCGCCGGGGCCGAACCAGATCAGCCGCGAAGACGGCAAGCGCCGCATCGTCATCAGCGCCAACGTGCGCGGGCGCGATATCGGCTCCTTCGTGGCCGACGCCACGCAGCAGTTGCAATCGCAGGTGGCCATTCCTGCCGGCTACTGGACCAGCTGGGGCGGCCAGTTCGAGCAATTGCAGTCGGCCACGAAACGCCTGGAACTGGTGGTGCCCGTGGCGCTGGCGCTCGTGTTTGTGTTGCTGTTTGCCATGTTCGGCAACGTGAAAGATGGCTTATTGGTCTTCAGCGGCATCCCGTTCGCCTTGACGGGCGGCATCGTCGCCCTGTGGCTGCGCGACATTCCCATGTCGATTTCGGCCGCAGTCGGCTTCATCGCCCTGTCCGGCGTGGCCGTGCTCAACGGCCTGGTGATGATCGCCTACATCCGCCAGCTGCGCGAACAGGGCATGCCCTTGCAGGATGCGATACGCGAGGGGGCCATCACGCGTTTGCGGCCCGTCTTGATGACGGCGTTGGTGGCGTCGCTCGGTTTCGTGCCGATGGCCATTGCCACGGGCACGGGCGCCGAAGTGCAGCGTCCGCTGGCCACCGTGGTGATCGGCGGCATTTTATCGTCGACGGCATTGACGCTGCTGGTGCTGCCGCTGTTGTACCGGCTGGCGTATGCCGTAAGAGGCAGGTCGGATTAG
- a CDS encoding efflux RND transporter periplasmic adaptor subunit — MNITLNKKQAIAIASIAAAGIVLAILILGTGNSRTAPSTAVKVEAHAEKKDEHGHEEVEGKLELTAAQSRAAGVVIATAAPGRIKTTVALPGEIRFNEDRTAHVVPRLAGVVEAVQADLGQLVKKGQVLAVIASTELSEQRSALLSAQRRLSLARSTYEREEKLWREKISAEQDYLQAQQAWREAEIAVQNAQQKLSALGASGAGTGASKGPLNRYEIRAPFDGMVLEKHITLGEAVKEDANIFVISDLSTVWAEIAVPAKDLATVRMGGKAEVKASAFDASAQGTITYVGALLGEQTRTAKARISLQNPDMAWRPGLFVTVEVVSGEADAPVTVQSTAIQTVEDKPVVFVQVKEGYQATPVVLGRSDGTLTHIKQGLAAGTPYAAQGSFVLKSELGKDSAGHEH; from the coding sequence ATGAACATCACACTGAACAAAAAGCAGGCGATCGCCATCGCTTCCATCGCGGCCGCCGGCATCGTGCTGGCCATCCTCATCCTCGGCACGGGCAATTCCAGGACCGCGCCGTCCACCGCCGTCAAGGTGGAAGCCCACGCTGAAAAGAAAGACGAACACGGCCACGAGGAAGTGGAAGGCAAGCTGGAATTGACGGCGGCGCAAAGCCGCGCGGCCGGCGTCGTCATCGCCACGGCCGCGCCCGGCCGCATCAAGACGACGGTCGCCCTGCCCGGCGAAATCCGTTTCAATGAAGACCGCACGGCCCACGTCGTGCCCCGTCTGGCCGGCGTGGTGGAAGCCGTGCAGGCGGACCTGGGCCAGCTGGTGAAAAAGGGGCAGGTACTGGCCGTCATCGCCAGCACGGAACTGTCGGAACAGCGTAGCGCGCTGCTGTCGGCGCAGCGGCGGCTCTCCCTGGCCCGCTCTACATACGAGCGCGAAGAAAAACTGTGGCGCGAGAAAATTTCGGCCGAACAGGATTACCTGCAGGCGCAGCAGGCGTGGCGCGAGGCGGAAATCGCCGTGCAGAATGCGCAGCAAAAACTCAGCGCGCTGGGCGCCAGCGGCGCCGGGACCGGGGCCAGCAAAGGGCCGCTGAACCGCTACGAGATCCGCGCGCCGTTCGACGGCATGGTGCTGGAAAAGCACATCACCCTGGGTGAAGCCGTCAAGGAAGACGCGAACATCTTCGTCATTTCCGACCTGTCGACCGTGTGGGCGGAAATCGCCGTGCCGGCAAAAGACCTGGCCACCGTGCGCATGGGAGGCAAGGCAGAAGTCAAAGCCAGCGCTTTCGACGCCAGCGCGCAAGGCACGATCACCTACGTGGGCGCACTGCTGGGCGAGCAGACGCGCACGGCCAAGGCACGCATCAGCTTGCAGAACCCGGACATGGCCTGGCGCCCGGGCCTGTTCGTCACGGTGGAAGTGGTGTCCGGCGAAGCGGACGCGCCCGTTACCGTGCAGAGCACGGCCATCCAGACGGTGGAAGACAAGCCCGTCGTCTTCGTGCAGGTCAAGGAGGGCTACCAGGCCACGCCCGTGGTGCTGGGCCGCAGCGATGGCACCTTGACGCACATCAAGCAGGGCCTGGCCGCCGGCACGCCGTACGCGGCGCAAGGCAGTTTTGTCCTGAAGTCCGAGCTGGGCAAGGACTCCGCCGGCCACGAACATTGA
- a CDS encoding TolC family protein — MYQIILLLSAGLLAGNFAHAQTPAEPAGPLTLPAALLLAEGGNATLSAARHELAAQGGALQQARALPNPELQTVLEDTRRATRSTTVQLNQLIELGGKRGARAAVAQQGQELAQAGLSLQQADTRALVTTAFVDVLAAQEGLRLADSAQALAARASDITARRVTAGKASPVEETRARVAEASVRLELNLARSTLTSARKRLAALWGNAAPRFSVAEGRLETLPELPPRSELAARLEQAPAVRQARSALAQRQAMLDVEQRRATPDVTLSIGMKRSEELGRNQAIIGLALPLPLFDRNAGNKLDALRRSDKASDELAAARIAVQTDVAAASERLATARLDVESLRLDILPGAQSAYDAASKGFEFGKFAFLDVLDAQRTLLQAKNQYLRALTEAQHAAAEIERLLGTPAPL; from the coding sequence ATGTACCAAATCATCTTGTTACTTTCCGCTGGCCTGCTGGCCGGCAACTTTGCCCATGCGCAAACACCTGCGGAACCCGCCGGTCCCCTGACCCTGCCCGCCGCGCTGCTGCTGGCCGAAGGCGGCAACGCCACCCTGTCGGCCGCCCGCCATGAACTGGCGGCCCAGGGCGGCGCCCTGCAGCAGGCGCGCGCCCTGCCCAACCCGGAACTGCAAACCGTGCTGGAAGACACGCGGCGCGCCACGCGCAGCACCACCGTGCAACTGAACCAGCTCATAGAACTGGGCGGCAAACGGGGTGCGCGCGCCGCCGTCGCGCAGCAGGGCCAGGAACTGGCGCAGGCCGGCCTGTCACTGCAGCAAGCCGACACGCGCGCGCTAGTGACCACCGCCTTTGTCGACGTGCTGGCGGCGCAGGAAGGCTTGCGCCTGGCCGACAGCGCGCAAGCCTTGGCCGCGCGCGCCAGCGACATCACGGCGCGCCGGGTGACGGCCGGCAAGGCCTCGCCTGTCGAGGAAACCCGCGCCAGGGTTGCCGAAGCGAGCGTGCGGCTGGAACTAAACCTGGCCCGCAGCACGCTGACCAGCGCCCGCAAGCGCCTGGCCGCCCTGTGGGGCAATGCCGCGCCCCGCTTTAGCGTAGCCGAGGGTCGCCTGGAAACCTTGCCCGAGCTGCCGCCACGCAGCGAACTGGCGGCACGGCTGGAGCAAGCGCCGGCCGTGCGCCAGGCGCGCAGCGCGCTGGCCCAGCGGCAAGCCATGCTGGACGTGGAACAGCGGCGCGCCACGCCCGACGTCACGCTCAGCATCGGCATGAAGCGCTCGGAAGAACTGGGCCGCAACCAGGCCATCATCGGCCTGGCCCTGCCGCTGCCTTTGTTCGACCGCAATGCCGGCAACAAGCTCGACGCCTTGCGCCGCAGCGACAAGGCCAGCGACGAGCTGGCCGCCGCCCGCATCGCCGTGCAGACGGACGTGGCCGCCGCCAGCGAACGCCTGGCCACGGCCCGGCTCGACGTGGAAAGCTTGCGCCTGGATATCTTGCCCGGCGCCCAAAGCGCCTACGACGCGGCCAGCAAGGGCTTTGAGTTCGGCAAGTTCGCCTTCCTCGACGTGCTCGATGCCCAGCGCACCTTGCTGCAAGCCAAAAACCAATACCTGCGCGCGCTGACGGAAGCGCAGCACGCCGCCGCCGAGATCGAGCGCCTGCTGGGCACACCAGCTCCCCTGTAA